One window of the Cryptomeria japonica chromosome 7, Sugi_1.0, whole genome shotgun sequence genome contains the following:
- the LOC131073448 gene encoding uncharacterized protein At4g15970 encodes MKGVSQRVVRTVSAFLACIIVVGFVSIAIDEQLQASFTPIVISMQKLFPSEMDDLHAKDPDIPPYNSSDVTDELKVCLSKAANQEKTVLITTLNAAWAQNNSMVDLFLKSFHIGNGTEALLKNLLIVAVDEKALNRCREIHPHCYLMKTEGVDFSGENLYMTRGYLKMMWRRLRFFGQVLERGYNFVFSDADIMWFRDPFTKFSSKADFQVASNRYRRKATNLYNKPNAGFMYVRSNEKTVDFFNFWYRSKKDYPRKNEQQVLNLLKWDEFRRRRLEFEFLDTKYFGGYCERTKDVNSVCTMHANCCELGLKAKVIDLRNTLSDWEKYKQEEKHFLMNTFIFLVKLLLKGKKQYLNRI; translated from the exons ATGAAAGGGGTTAGTCAGAGGGTCGTGAGGACGGTGAGTGCATTTCTGGCTTGCATAATAGTGGTGGGATTTGTGTCCATTGCTATTGATGAACAACTCCAGGCTTCCTTCACTCCGATTGTCATCAGCATGCAAAAGCTCTTCCCTTCAGAGATGGACGATTTGCATGCAAAAGATCCAGATATT CCTCCTTATAATTCATCAGATGTTACAGACGAGCTAAAAGTATGCCTTTCAAAAGCGGCGAACCAGGAGAAAACAGTTCTAATCACGACTCTGAATGCGGCGTGGGCGCAGAACAACAGCATGGTGGATTTATTCCTGAAAAGTTTCCACATCGGTAACGGAACCGAGGCGttgttgaaaaatttgttgattgtTGCCGTAGATGAGAAGGCGCTCAATCGCTGCCGGGAAATTCATCCGCATTGTTATCTGATGAAAACAGAGGGAGTCGATTTCTCGGGAGAAAATCTTTACATGACTCGAGGTTATTTGAAAATGATGTGGAGAAGGCTTCGTTTCTTCGGACAAGTGTTGGAGCGAGGATATAACTTCGTTTTCTCG GATGCGGATATTATGTGGTTTCGAGATCCCTTTACTAAATTCTCATCCAAGGCAGACTTCCAAGTAGCATCAAATCGTTATAGAAGGAAAGCAACTAATCTCTACAATAAGCCCAACGCAGGATTCATGTATGTTCGCTCCAATGAAAAGACAGTTGATTTTTTCAACTTTTGGTATCGATCCAAGAAAGATTATCCCCGTAAAAATGAGCAACAAGTGTTGAACCTACTGAAATGGGATGAGTTCAGACGCAGGCGACTTGAATTCGAATTCCTTGACACTAAATATTTTGGCGGGTACTGTGAAAGAACGAAAGATGTGAACTCGGTTTGTACCATGCATGCCAACTGTTGTGAACTCGGATTGAAGGCCAAGGTTATTGATTTGAGAAATACTCTTTCCGACTGGGAGAAATATAAGCAAGAAGAAAAGCATTTTCTTATGAACACTTTCATATTTCTTGTTAAGTTATTACTAAAGGGTAAAAAGCAGTACTTAAACCGTATTTAA